GCGGTAGGCGGGGCTGTTGGCGTAGTCGTCCTGGCAGAACATGCGGTGGTGCTTGTCCCGGATTTCATCGGCACTGTAGCCCATGGCGCGCAGGAAATTGTCGTTGGCGTGGACGATTTTGCCGTCGACGGAAAACTCTATCACCGCCATCGAGCGCTCGATGGCGGCAAGCAGGCTGCGCGACTGGCGAAGTTGCTGATTGGCGTGTTCCAGTTCGGCGGCGAGCTTGCGGGTGAAAAAGACCATGGTGAATCTCCGGCGCTGTGCTGTTGCGGTGTTGCGATGGGGGAGGCAGGAAGGGTGGGACGCGCTTCCATTTTGAAGGTTAATGCATGCTTCGTGATTCTACTTAGTATTTTCTTGCCGGCGGAGCGTGAAAAAGAACGGCGGCGCCGTTGGGCGCCGCCGTTGAGAAGGGCGTCAGTCCAGCTTGTAGCGCACGCCCAGCGTGAAGGCGCGGCCGCCCGGATCGTACTGGGTGGCGTCGTAGTAATGGCTGGCGCTCGCGTCCCAGGGCGGGCGGCGATTGGTCAGGTTTTGCACGGCGGCGGTCAGCGTGACGCGCTTGATGCCGGCGTAGCTGGCGCTCAGGTTGAAGGTGTCCAGGCCGTCGACCCGTTGCTGAGTGGCATCGCCGCCGGTCTGGGCATAGCCATCGGTATGGAACCAGGTGAGGGTGGACGACCAGGCGCCGGCGTCCCAATTGGCTGAGGTCTGGCCCTTCCAGCGCGGCAGCGCGCCCAGCAGGTTGCTGCCGGCGCCTTCCTGCATCTCGCCACCCTGCTGCAGCGGCTGGCTGAACGACAGCAGCCGGCTCCACTGCGCCGCCAGAGTCAGCTTGCCGCCGGGCAGCTTCCAGCCCTGTCGCAGTTCGATGTCGAAGCCGGAAGTGTCGCGTCCGCCCAGATTGGTGAAGCGCTGGGTGATGGTTTGCAGCCGGCCTTGGGCGTCGCGGACGATGGCGCCGGGGTAGGCGTCCGGATGGCGCACGATGTCGCTCACGTCTTCCAGGCCGATCACGTCGCGCTGGCGGATGCGGTAGTAATCCAGGCTGACGCTGGTATCGGCGGTCGGGGCGAGCACCAGGCCCAGGTTGGCGTTGGTCGAGCGCTCGGGCTTGATATTCGGATTCGCCGTGATCAGATGAGTGAAGGACACGTTCTGGTTCGGCGTCAGCGGATCGTACGGGTCCTGCACCGAGCCGTAGCTGACCGCGGTGCTGCTGGTGATTTCCGGCAGCGACGGCGCGCGGAAGCCGCGCGACACCGAGCCGCGCAGCGTCAGGCTTTGCAGCGGCTGGTAGCGCAGGCCCAGCTTGGGCGAGAAGGCGTTGCCGAAGTCGCTGTAGTGGTCGGCGCGGGCGGCGGCGTTGAGGCTGAGGGTCTTGCTGATCGGCACGTTGAACTCGCCGTAAGCCGCCTGTATGGTGCGGCCGCCGCGGATCAGGTCCAGCGCCGGCCGCAGCTCCGTGCCGCTGGCCACTTCTGACGAGGTGCCGGAATTCATCATTTCGCGCCGCAGCTGGTAGCCGGCGGCGAAGCCCACCGGGCCGGCCGGCAGCTGGGCCAGCTCGGTGCTGGCGGTGGCGTCCAGGCTGGCGACGCGGTACCAGGCGGGGCGCATGGTGCGGATGCGCAGGCTGTCGCGCACCGCCTCGCTGTTGCGCGAGGGATCGATGAAGTTGTAGCCGCCGTTGGCCAGCAGCTGCTCGTAAGCGTAGCGGTTGACGAAGTTGTACGCGTATTCGCGCAGGCGGCTGTCGGAATACAGGCCGGACACGTCCCAGTCCCAGGCGTCGCCGCTGCCCTTGACGCCCAGCAGCAGGCGGCGGAACGACACGCTGTCGGTCTTGTTGCGCTGGCCCAGGTCGAACAGGTTGGCGGTGAACGGCGTCGGCGAGGCGTTGGGATTGGAGGGGTTGCCGGCCGGCAGCACATTGCTGACCGGCGTCAGCGATTGCGAGGCGGAGTCCCAGGCGCGCAGGCTGCTGGAGATGGATAGCGGCGGGCCGAAGATCTGGGCGCTGTGGCTGGCGCCGTAGAGGAATTCGGCGTAAGCCTCGGTCGCCGGGGTCAGCCGGTAGCTGCCGTGCAATGCCGCGTGATAGCGCTCGATGCCCGGCATCAGCGTGGTGTACTGCGCCGGGTTGTAGGCCCAGATGCGGCCGCTCTTGCCGGGATTGACCGCGCCGTAGTCCAGGTCCTGCGCCGGTCCGGCGGCGTGGGGGAAACGCTGGGTCGGATTGCCGTTGTAGTAGTTGGTCGGCGTGCGCACCAGCTTGCCGCCGGGCAGGCCGCGGAAGTCGTTGTCCTTCAGCCAGTCCACGCCGCTCTGGTCCAGCCGGTCGCGCTTTTGCGCGTCGAAGGAGAACCAGACGTTGTAGCCGTCCTTGTCCAGGTCGCCTTTGCCGGCCAGCAGGTTCATGCGGCGCTCGTCCTGGCCGGTGCTGGTGTCGCGGCCGATGTCGGCGCCCAGCTCCAGGCCCTGGTAGGACGGGTAGAGGATGATGTTGACCACGCCGGCGATGGCGTCCGAGCCATAGATGGCGGAGGCGCCGTCCTTCAGGATTTCGATGCGTTTCACCGCTTTCAGCGGCAGCGAGTTCAGGTCGACGAAGGTTTCCTGCAGGTCCTGGGCGGTGGCGTAGTTGGATACGCGCTTGCCGTTGACCAGCACCAGGGTGTTGCGCTGGCCCAGGCCGCGCAGCGAGACGCCGGCGGTGCCGGCGGAGAAGCTGCCGGTGTACTGTTCGTTGAAGCTGTTGCCGCTGTTGACGGCCAGCGCGCGCAGCACGTCGGGCAGGCTGGTCTTGCCGCTGCGCTCGATGTCGGCGGCGCTGAGGACCTGCACCGGATTGGTCTTGGCCTTGGCGCTGGCGCGCAGATTGGAGCCGGTGACGGTGACGCGTTCCAGCGAGTTGTCGCCGGCGTCGGCGGCGAGGGCGGAAAAAGGCAAAGCGGCGCCCAGCCCGGCCAGCAGCAGGGTGTGTTTGATCATCACGGAGACTTTCTTGGTTATGAAATGAAGCGGCGGGCCTGTCCGGCGGGAGTCAGCCGGACAGGCGGCGACAGCGGAGGCGTCGCGCGGAATGAGAAGAGGTGTGTGGCTGCATCATGGATACAAAATACATAAGACGATATGCAAAATGTATCGATGCGAATGGAATCTGTGAAATGAAAGATTCGGCTTAGCAAATTCGCCGGAAGGGAAAGCGCTCACTCCAGCGGCGCGACTTCTCCTTGGGCGCTGACCCGGGCGTTGATGATCTTGTTGCTGGAGGTGTTGCGCACGCGGATCACCTCGCCTTGGCGGCCATTGGCCAGCGCTTCGCCGGCGCTGGTGACCTCGATGCCGTCCTGGCGCGCGACGATGCTGACGGCGTCGCCGCGTTTCACCCATTGCGGCGGCTGCAGCTGCCTGCGGCGCAGCGGCTGATCCTGGCGCAGCGGCGTCCTGGACGCCAGGCCCTGCGGCGGGCTGGCCTGGCCGAACAGGTCGGCGGGGTCGCCGACCGGGCGCCGCGCCCAGGCGACGTCCTGCGGCGCCAGCGCGACGCCGGCGGGCAGGTCGCGCGCGGCCACCGCCACCCGGGCGCTGACGGCGGCGCGGACGATGACGCCGCCGCGCCAGCCGCTGGCGGGGCAGGCGAGGTCGAAGCGCATGCGGCTGAAGGCGCGGCTGTCGCCGGCCTCGGCCTGCCAGGGCGAGGCGCAGGTTGCGGGCAGGTCGCGCGGCGGGAGCGTCTGCAGCCGGATGTCGGCTTGGTCAAGCCCGGCGTCGGCCAGCCGTTGCCGGATCAGCTTCTGCGCCTGGCGCTCCACTTCCTGTTCGGCCGGCGAGGCGGCCAGGGCGATCTGGGGGGCCTGGACGAGGGCGAGCAGCAGGCAGCCGGCTGAGATATAACGGGTTTTGGTGAATTTGGCCATTACAAAATGCGTGGTAATTGTTGCGTATACGGTGACGGGCGCGCTTATTAGTATCGCTTTCCAATTGAATGGCTATTCATAGCAAATAGCTTGAACATGGTAGTGAACTGATAGGGTCAAGGCAATGGGCATGCATTTGGACAAGGCCCTGAGCATCCACCCCGAGGCCTTGCGGCTGCGGGCGGATCGGACCCGGGTGCTGGCGTCCAACATCGCCAACGAGAACACCCCGGGTTATCAGGCGCGTGACATCGATTTCAAGGCGGCGCTGGCATCGGCGGCCGCCGATTCGCCGTTGGCGTTCGACGACGGCGGCGGCGACCTGTTGTACCGCCTCCCCAACCACCCGTCCCGGGACGGCAACACCGTCGAACTCAGCGTCGAGCAGGCCGAGTTCTCGCAGAACGTTTCCGAATTTCAGACCAGCCTCACCTTCATCAACATGAAGCTGCACGGTCTGGCCAAAGTGATAGCGGGGCAATAATCCATGTCATTCCGCGACATCTCGCGCATCGCCGGTTCCGCCATGACCGCGCAGACGGTGCGCCTCAATACCGTGGCCAGCAACATCGCCAACGCCGACACCGCTTCCGGCGCGGAACAGTCCGCCTACCGCGGCCGCAAACCCGTGTTCAGCAGCCAGATGCAGGGCGAGGGCATGGGCGTGCAGGTGCTGGACGTGGTGCAGAACCAGGAGCCGGTGCGCAAGGCGCACGAGCCGGGCAACCCGCTGGCCGACGCCGACGGCAACGTTTTCTACAGCAACGTCAACGCGGTGGAGGAAATGACCGACATGCTGTCCGCCACCCGCGCCTTCCAGACCAATGTCGAGGTGCTGGCCAAGGTGAAGACCATGCAGCAGGACCTGCTGAAACTGGGAGATAGCGCATGAGCGTGGAACAGGCGCAGGCGCGGCAATTCAGCGCAAGCAACCAGCAGGGCGGCGAACAGAAGGTCGCCCCGGCGGCGGGCAAGAACGGCGCCCAGCCGGGCAACGACATGTTCATGACGCTGTTGCTGGCGCAGATCCGCAACCAGAGCCCGCTGGATCCGGCCGATCCGTCGCAGTTCGTCAGCCAGCTGGCGCAGATGAGCCAGATGCAGAGCACCCAGGACATGCTCAAGCAGCTGCAGAGCCAAGGCGCGATGCTGCGCGAGCTGCAGGGCGTCGCGCTGGGCGCGCAGGTGGGCAAGCCGGTGCTGCTGCAGACCGACCGCATCCGCAGCGACGGCCAGGGCGAGCTGAACGGCCGCTTGACGCTGTCCGGGCAGGAGGAAAGCGCGACGCTGATCCTGACCGACGCGGCCGGCCAGCGCACCCGCATCGAGCTGGGCAAGCGCGAGGCCGGCGCATCGGATTTCAAGATCAAGCTGGCCGACTACCACCTCGCCGCCGGCAACTACCAGGTGGAGCTGTCCACCGCGTCCGGCAGCAAGGGGCTGTTCGAGCTGAAGGCCGAGGTCAGCGGCGTGCGCCTGCCGGTCAACGGCGGCGAGCCGGTGCTGAGCCTGGCCGGCCTCGGCGACTTCCCCGCTTCTTCCGTATCCGCCTTGCTTTCCGCTTAAGCCACCCCGGAGATAACCATGAGCTTCGAGATCGCCCTTTCCGGCATCAACGCCGTCAACAACCAGCTGGGCAGCGTCAGCGACAACATCGCCAACTCCGGCACCTACGGCTTCAAGTCCGGCCGGGTGACTTTTGCCTCCGCCTACGCCGGCAGCCAGGCGATGGGTGTCAACGCCAATCCCAACAGCCAGAACATCGGCCGCAATGGCGGCCTGGTCAACACCGGCCGCGCGCTGGACGCCGCCATCGACGGCCGCGGCTTCTACGTGTCGCGCAGCGTCGCCGGCGCCGTGAGCTACAGCCGGGTGGGCATTTTCGACACCGACAAGGATGGCTACTTGGTCGATAACTACGGCGGCCGCGTGCAGGGCTACGCCCAGTCCGAGGGCGGCGCGCTGGGCGCGCTGGGCGACATCCAGATCCCGACCGGCAACATCGCGGCCAAACCCAGCGACCAGCTGAAGTACTCTGGCAATATGTCGGCCGGCTGGGCGGTGCAGACGGTGCCGTTCGACAAGGGCGTGTCGCAAAGCTTCAACCATTCCACGGTGTCGCCGGTGTACGACTCGCTGGGCAACAAGCACAATCTCACCCAGTACTTCTGCAAGAGCGCCGACAGCACCATCACCGTCCACTACCAGCTGGACGACAAGATGCTGCCCGCCACCACCGACCTGAAGTTCGACACCGCCGGCAAGATGACGCAGCCCACCGCCGCGGTGGACCTGGACCTGGGCACGCCCGCCGGCGCCAACGCGCTGAAAGTGGCGGTGGACTACAGCGGCACCACCCAGTTCGCCGGCGAGCCCAGCACCGTGCGCAACGCGGCCAACGGCTACCCGCCGGGCGCGCGCACCGGTGTCAGCCTGGGCGAGAACGGCGAGGTCATCGTCAGCTACAGCAACGACCAGAAGCAGGTCGTCGCCCGCCTGGCCATCGCCAACTTCGCCAACCAGGGCGCGCTGACCGCCGCGTCGCAGACCAGCTGGCAGGAATCGTCGGCATCGGGTCCGGCGCTGCTGTCGCCGGCCGGCAGCAATATGGCCGGCAAGCTGGTCACCAGCTCGCTGGAGCAATCCAACGTCGACGTCACCTCCGAACTGGTGTCGCTGATGACCGCGCAGCGTAACTACCAGGCCAACACCAAGGTGATCTCCACCGAGAACCAGGTGATGCAGGCGCTGATGCAGGCGGTGTAAGGCGATGGACAAGCTGATCTACACCGCGATGAGCGGCGCCGGCCGCATGCTGCGCGCGCAGCAGATCCACGCCAACAACCTGGCCAACGCCGAAACCGGCGGCTTCCGCGCCGACATCGACACCGCCGTCAGCCAGCAGGTGCCGGGCTACGGCTACGACGCGCGCCTGCTGAGTCAGAACGCGCCGACCGCGTTGTCCGACCGCAACGGCACGGTGGTGGAAACCGGCCGCGACCTGGACATCGCGCTGCAGGGCGACGGCTTTTTCGCCGTTTCCGCGCCTGACGGCAGCGAGGCCTACACCCGCGCCGGCAGCATGGTGGCGGGGCCGGACGGCACGCTCAGCGTCAATGGCCACCCGGTGTTGGGCGACGGCGGCCCGATCCGCCTGCCCGAAGGCTTCCTCAAGGTCAGCGTGGCCGCCGACGGCACGATTTCCGTGCTGAACCCGGACGACGCCGCGATGCAGCCGGTGGACAAGCTCAAGCTGGTCAAGCCCGATCCGCGCGAGGTGGGCAAGCGCCCCGACGGGCTGATCGCCGCCCGCCAGGGCGGGCCGCTGCCGGTGGACGACAGCGTGCGGGTGCAGAGCGGCCACCTGGAGCGCAGCAATGTGTCCGCGGTGGAGGAAATGGTGTCCACCATGACGCTCAACCGCAATTTCGAGATGCAGATGAAACTGTTCAACGCCGCCAGCGACATGAACGAGGCGGGCAACCGCCTGGTGCGCGGCTGAACGGCCGACTGATTGGGAGATACGATGAATCCGGCACTTTGGATCAGCAAGACCGGCATACAGGCGCAGGACGCGCGCCTGACCGCCATCGCCAACAACCTGGCCAACGTCAACACCACCGGCTTCAAGCGCGACCGCATGATATTCGAAGACCTGTTCTACCAGGTCGAGAAGCAGCCCGGCAGCAAGGTGGACGACAACAACGTGTCGCCGTCCGGCGTGCAGATGGGCAACGGCACCCGGCTGGTGGGCAGCCAGAAGGTGTTCACCGAGGGCAACATCACCACCACCAACCAGAGCCTGGACGTGGCCATCATCGGCCAGGGCTTCCTGCAGGTGAAGATGGCCAACGGCGAGACCGGCTACACCCGGGCGGGGCAGCTGAGCCTGAGCAAGGACGGCGTGCTGCAGACCGCCCAGGGCCTGCCGCTGGAGCCCGAGATCCGCATCCCGGCCGACGCCACCAAGATTTCGATCAGCGAAACCGGCGAGGTCGCCGTGACCCGCGGCAGCGGCACCACGCCGGAAGCGGTGGACCGCATCCAGCTGGCCAGCTTCATCAATCCGGCCGGCCTGCTGGCGCTGGGCGACAATCTGTTCCAGAAAACCGACGCCAGCGGCGACGCCAACCCAGGCGATCCCGGCAACGGCGCGCTGGGCAAGCTGAAGCAGGGCAGCCTGGAAGGCTCCAATGTGCAGGTGGTGGAAGAGATGGTGGACATGATCGCCGCCCAGCGCACCTACGAGATGAACACCAAGGTGCTGTCCGCCGCCGACAATATGCTGCAGCAACTGGGCCAGTCGGTACGATGACGCTTGCCCGCCTCGCGCCGCTGGCCGCCTTGCTGCTGGCGGCCTGCGCCCAGTTCCAGCCGCCTCCGCCGGAGCCGGATCCGCTGCCCGACCTGATGCGCCAGCAAACTTCGCTGCCGCAGGGCGGCGGCGTGTTCACCGCCGGCGGCTCGCTGTCGCTGACTTCGGACAACCGCGCCTTCCGCCCCGGCGACGTGCTGACCGTGGTGCTGGAGGAGACCACCCAGGCCAGCAAGCAGGCCGGCACCAGCTTCGGCAAGAAGTCCGGCGCCAAGATCGGCCCTTCGCTGATCGGCAACACCACTTTCAACGCCCAGGTCGGCATCGACGCCAACCGCGACTTCAACGGCTCGTCCAGCTCCACCCAGCAGAACGCGCTGGCCGGCTCGCTGACCGTAGTGGTGCACCGGGTGCTGCCCAACGGCCTGCTGCAGGTCAAGGGCGAGAAGCAGCTGACGCTGAACCAGGGCGAGGAGATGCTGCGCGTGGCGGGCTACGTGCGGGTGGAGGACATCGACACCGACAACCGCGTGTCCTCGCTGCGCATCGCCAACGCCCGCATCGGCTATTCCGGCAGCGGCGCGCTGGCCGACGCCAACAGCCCGGGCTGGCTGATGCGCTTCTTCGCCAGTCCCTTGATGCCGTTCTAGGGTTCGCAATGATATTCAAACAGATTCGACGCCTGATCGCCGCCGCCTTGCTGGCGGCGTTGTCGCTGCCGGCCGCGGCCCAGCCGCTGCGGCAGCTGGTCAATGTGGAAGGCATACGCGACAACCAGTTGATAGGCTACGGCATCGTCGTCGGCCTGGACGGCACCGGCGACAACTCCCAGGTCAAGTTCTCCGGCCAGTCGGTCGCCAACATGCTCAAGCAGTTCGGCCTCAAGATGCCGGAGAAGACCGACACCCGCGTCAAGAACGTGGCCGCGGTGATGGTCAGCGCCAGCCTGCCGCCCGGCTACAGCCGCGGCCAGACCATAGACGTGACCGTGTCGTCGCTGGGCGACGCCAAGAGCCTGCGGGGCGGCACCCTGCTGCTCACTCAGCTGAAGGCGGCCAACGGCGAAGTGTACGCGCTGGCCCAGGGCAGCGTGGTGATAGGCGGCCTGTCGGCGCAGGGCAAGAGCGGCTCCAGCGTCACCGTCAACACGCCCACCGCCGGCCGCATTCCCAACGGCGCGTCGATCGAGCGCGAGATTCCCAGCGATTTCGAGCAGGGCGACAGCATACGCCTGAGCCTGCGCCGCCCCAGTTTCGAGACCGCGACCAATGTGGTGCGGGCGATCAACCGCAACTACGGCAAGATCGCCACCACCCGCAACGCCACCACCATCGAGGTGAGGGCGCCCGGCGATCCGACCGAGCGCGTCGCCTTCGTCGCGCGGCTGGAGAAGATGAACGTCGACGTCGGCGCCGAAATCCCGCGCGTGGTGTTCAACTCCCGCACCGGCACCGTGGTGATCAGCGAGGGCGTCACCGTGCGCCCGGCCGCGGTGTCGCACGGCAGCCTGCGTGTGGTGATTTCGGAGTCGTCCCAGGTCAGCCAGCCCGGCCCGTTCAGCAACGGCACCACCCAGGTGGTGCCCGACTCGCGGGTGCAGGTGGAGCAGGGCCAGGGGCGGATGTTCAAGTGGCCGGCCGGCGCCAGCCTGCGCGCCATCATCGACACGGTCAACCGCACCGGCGCGACGCCGGACGACGTGATGGCCATCCTGCAGGCGCTGGACCAGGCCGGCGCGATAGACGGCGAACTGGTGGTGATCTGATGCTGAACAACGATTTGCAGAATCCCGCGCCGAACGCCGGCGGCGGGGAGGGCGCGGTGGCCCCCGCCAATCCCGAGTACCGCAAGAAGGCGGAAAAGGCGGCCGAGATGTTCGAGGCGCAGTTCGTGCGAGAGATGTTCAAGCAGATGCGCAAGACCACCCGCGAGATGGCCGGCGAGGACAGCATTTTCGCCAGCTCCGTCAACGCCGACATGCTGGACATCGCCGACGGCGCCCTGGCCGACCAGCTGGCCAGCCAGCGCACCTTCGGCATCGCCAAGGTCATCCTGGCCCAACTGCTGCCGGAGAATGGGAATATTCCCGTTAAGGACGTGGACGCCGCCGTCGCCAGTCTGAAGCAGGGCCGGGATGCCGGCCAGGGCCTGGCGGCCTTCGCCCCGGCCATGTTCCCACTCACCAAGTGATGACAGCCAACCATGCGCATGATCAATAACGCGCTGTCCGGCGCCCAGGCGGCGCAGGTCGCGTTGAACACCGCCAGCCAGAACATCGCCAACCAGCAGACGCCCGGCTATTCCCGCCAGGGCGTGGTGCTGGCCACCCAGGCGCCGGGCGCCGGAGACCCGCTGAGCGCCGGCTACGGCGTCAACGTCAGCAATGTCCGCCGCTTCAGCGACGACTACAAGAATCTGCTGCAGTGGCAGGCCGCTTCCAATGTCGGCTCGCGGGCCGCGGCCCAGCCTTATTTCACCCAGCTGGAAAAGGTGATGGGCAGCAAGGGCAGCAGCCTGTCCGACGGCTTCGACCAGTTCTTCGCCGCGCTGAACGCCGCCAGCCTGGACTCCAACACCATGCGCGACCAGGTGATCCGCTCGGCCGACGCGCTGGCCCAGCGCTTCAACAACCTGGACGGCGTGCTGACCTCGCAGCTGGCGGCCATCTCCGAGCAGCGCAACGCGACGCTGACGCAGATCAACAGCGCCACCGCCAACCTGGCGGCGCTGAACGAGAAGCTGATGTCGGCCAAGGCCCAGGGCATCAACACCTCCGGTCTGGAGGACGAGCGCGACCGCCAGGTGGACGCGCTGTCCTCGCTGATCGAGGTCAGGGTGGTGGCGCAGCCGGACGGCAGCAAGTCCATCTCGCTGAAGAACGGCTTGCCGCTGGTGACCGGCGACAGCGCGGCCACGCTGAGCAGCGAGGCCCAGCCTGACGGCAGCCAGCAGTTGAAGCTGGCCTTCGGCACCGAGAAGTACGCGATGCCGGGCGGCGACCTGGGCGGCCAGCTGGGCGGCCTCAACCGCTTCGAAACCGAAAACCTGCGGCCGGTGCAGGCCCAGGTGCGCACGCTGGCCGGCGAGCTGGCCACCCGCGTCAACGACCAGCTGGCCAAGGGCTACGACATGAACGGCCAGCCGGGCAAGCCGCTGTTCCAGTACGACGCCGGCGCCGCCCACGGCCTGCTGCAGACCACCGGCATCCTTTCCGCCGAGCTCGGCTTTTCCGCCGATCCGGCCAAGCCGGGCAACAACGACAATCTGCGCGAGGTGCTGAAGGTCAAGCAGCAGGCGTTCCCGCTGGCCGGCATCGGCAATGTGACCTTGGGCGACGCCTATTCGCAGATGATCGGCCACCTCGCCATTTCCAGCCAGCAGAACTCGTCCAGCCTCGATACCGCCAACGTGATCCGCGCCGAGGCGGAAAAGAACTGGCAGAGCACCTCCGGCGTCCAGCGCGACGAAGAGGCGGTCAGCCTGATCGAATACCAGAAGATGTACCAGGC
This genomic window from Chromobacterium violaceum ATCC 12472 contains:
- the flgB gene encoding flagellar basal body rod protein FlgB — translated: MHLDKALSIHPEALRLRADRTRVLASNIANENTPGYQARDIDFKAALASAAADSPLAFDDGGGDLLYRLPNHPSRDGNTVELSVEQAEFSQNVSEFQTSLTFINMKLHGLAKVIAGQ
- a CDS encoding TonB-dependent receptor plug domain-containing protein; the protein is MIKHTLLLAGLGAALPFSALAADAGDNSLERVTVTGSNLRASAKAKTNPVQVLSAADIERSGKTSLPDVLRALAVNSGNSFNEQYTGSFSAGTAGVSLRGLGQRNTLVLVNGKRVSNYATAQDLQETFVDLNSLPLKAVKRIEILKDGASAIYGSDAIAGVVNIILYPSYQGLELGADIGRDTSTGQDERRMNLLAGKGDLDKDGYNVWFSFDAQKRDRLDQSGVDWLKDNDFRGLPGGKLVRTPTNYYNGNPTQRFPHAAGPAQDLDYGAVNPGKSGRIWAYNPAQYTTLMPGIERYHAALHGSYRLTPATEAYAEFLYGASHSAQIFGPPLSISSSLRAWDSASQSLTPVSNVLPAGNPSNPNASPTPFTANLFDLGQRNKTDSVSFRRLLLGVKGSGDAWDWDVSGLYSDSRLREYAYNFVNRYAYEQLLANGGYNFIDPSRNSEAVRDSLRIRTMRPAWYRVASLDATASTELAQLPAGPVGFAAGYQLRREMMNSGTSSEVASGTELRPALDLIRGGRTIQAAYGEFNVPISKTLSLNAAARADHYSDFGNAFSPKLGLRYQPLQSLTLRGSVSRGFRAPSLPEITSSTAVSYGSVQDPYDPLTPNQNVSFTHLITANPNIKPERSTNANLGLVLAPTADTSVSLDYYRIRQRDVIGLEDVSDIVRHPDAYPGAIVRDAQGRLQTITQRFTNLGGRDTSGFDIELRQGWKLPGGKLTLAAQWSRLLSFSQPLQQGGEMQEGAGSNLLGALPRWKGQTSANWDAGAWSSTLTWFHTDGYAQTGGDATQQRVDGLDTFNLSASYAGIKRVTLTAAVQNLTNRRPPWDASASHYYDATQYDPGGRAFTLGVRYKLD
- the flgC gene encoding flagellar basal body rod protein FlgC, which translates into the protein MSFRDISRIAGSAMTAQTVRLNTVASNIANADTASGAEQSAYRGRKPVFSSQMQGEGMGVQVLDVVQNQEPVRKAHEPGNPLADADGNVFYSNVNAVEEMTDMLSATRAFQTNVEVLAKVKTMQQDLLKLGDSA
- the flgH gene encoding flagellar basal body L-ring protein FlgH; translation: MTLARLAPLAALLLAACAQFQPPPPEPDPLPDLMRQQTSLPQGGGVFTAGGSLSLTSDNRAFRPGDVLTVVLEETTQASKQAGTSFGKKSGAKIGPSLIGNTTFNAQVGIDANRDFNGSSSSTQQNALAGSLTVVVHRVLPNGLLQVKGEKQLTLNQGEEMLRVAGYVRVEDIDTDNRVSSLRIANARIGYSGSGALADANSPGWLMRFFASPLMPF
- a CDS encoding flagellar basal body P-ring protein FlgI, which encodes MIFKQIRRLIAAALLAALSLPAAAQPLRQLVNVEGIRDNQLIGYGIVVGLDGTGDNSQVKFSGQSVANMLKQFGLKMPEKTDTRVKNVAAVMVSASLPPGYSRGQTIDVTVSSLGDAKSLRGGTLLLTQLKAANGEVYALAQGSVVIGGLSAQGKSGSSVTVNTPTAGRIPNGASIEREIPSDFEQGDSIRLSLRRPSFETATNVVRAINRNYGKIATTRNATTIEVRAPGDPTERVAFVARLEKMNVDVGAEIPRVVFNSRTGTVVISEGVTVRPAAVSHGSLRVVISESSQVSQPGPFSNGTTQVVPDSRVQVEQGQGRMFKWPAGASLRAIIDTVNRTGATPDDVMAILQALDQAGAIDGELVVI
- the flgG gene encoding flagellar basal-body rod protein FlgG, which produces MNPALWISKTGIQAQDARLTAIANNLANVNTTGFKRDRMIFEDLFYQVEKQPGSKVDDNNVSPSGVQMGNGTRLVGSQKVFTEGNITTTNQSLDVAIIGQGFLQVKMANGETGYTRAGQLSLSKDGVLQTAQGLPLEPEIRIPADATKISISETGEVAVTRGSGTTPEAVDRIQLASFINPAGLLALGDNLFQKTDASGDANPGDPGNGALGKLKQGSLEGSNVQVVEEMVDMIAAQRTYEMNTKVLSAADNMLQQLGQSVR
- a CDS encoding rod-binding protein, producing the protein MLNNDLQNPAPNAGGGEGAVAPANPEYRKKAEKAAEMFEAQFVREMFKQMRKTTREMAGEDSIFASSVNADMLDIADGALADQLASQRTFGIAKVILAQLLPENGNIPVKDVDAAVASLKQGRDAGQGLAAFAPAMFPLTK
- a CDS encoding flagellar basal body rod protein FlgF, translating into MDKLIYTAMSGAGRMLRAQQIHANNLANAETGGFRADIDTAVSQQVPGYGYDARLLSQNAPTALSDRNGTVVETGRDLDIALQGDGFFAVSAPDGSEAYTRAGSMVAGPDGTLSVNGHPVLGDGGPIRLPEGFLKVSVAADGTISVLNPDDAAMQPVDKLKLVKPDPREVGKRPDGLIAARQGGPLPVDDSVRVQSGHLERSNVSAVEEMVSTMTLNRNFEMQMKLFNAASDMNEAGNRLVRG
- a CDS encoding flagellar hook protein FlgE produces the protein MSFEIALSGINAVNNQLGSVSDNIANSGTYGFKSGRVTFASAYAGSQAMGVNANPNSQNIGRNGGLVNTGRALDAAIDGRGFYVSRSVAGAVSYSRVGIFDTDKDGYLVDNYGGRVQGYAQSEGGALGALGDIQIPTGNIAAKPSDQLKYSGNMSAGWAVQTVPFDKGVSQSFNHSTVSPVYDSLGNKHNLTQYFCKSADSTITVHYQLDDKMLPATTDLKFDTAGKMTQPTAAVDLDLGTPAGANALKVAVDYSGTTQFAGEPSTVRNAANGYPPGARTGVSLGENGEVIVSYSNDQKQVVARLAIANFANQGALTAASQTSWQESSASGPALLSPAGSNMAGKLVTSSLEQSNVDVTSELVSLMTAQRNYQANTKVISTENQVMQALMQAV
- a CDS encoding flagellar hook capping FlgD N-terminal domain-containing protein yields the protein MSVEQAQARQFSASNQQGGEQKVAPAAGKNGAQPGNDMFMTLLLAQIRNQSPLDPADPSQFVSQLAQMSQMQSTQDMLKQLQSQGAMLRELQGVALGAQVGKPVLLQTDRIRSDGQGELNGRLTLSGQEESATLILTDAAGQRTRIELGKREAGASDFKIKLADYHLAAGNYQVELSTASGSKGLFELKAEVSGVRLPVNGGEPVLSLAGLGDFPASSVSALLSA
- the flgA gene encoding flagellar basal body P-ring formation chaperone FlgA, whose translation is MAKFTKTRYISAGCLLLALVQAPQIALAASPAEQEVERQAQKLIRQRLADAGLDQADIRLQTLPPRDLPATCASPWQAEAGDSRAFSRMRFDLACPASGWRGGVIVRAAVSARVAVAARDLPAGVALAPQDVAWARRPVGDPADLFGQASPPQGLASRTPLRQDQPLRRRQLQPPQWVKRGDAVSIVARQDGIEVTSAGEALANGRQGEVIRVRNTSSNKIINARVSAQGEVAPLE